One part of the Arachidicoccus terrestris genome encodes these proteins:
- a CDS encoding serine hydrolase domain-containing protein, translated as MKQRLCAAVSLLIGLLYILDVHAQTTRRAKSAYSAMRSVENAAVLLGHYPDLFPVKDLSQRSIATVHLAGNQSTLFDSIARLYAPVASLTAQVYADSSDLFNLEDDLQPYNTIIITTTSAGLSDYRNQRYIQDVAKRKQTILVIMGQIRHPLKMRLNPLKCPVLYIPSNESISAGVAAQMVFGGIGVHGKLKKTLGPDMTAGKGSLTSAIRLKYTFPEELGISGTALKEIDKIAGEAISKRATPGMVVLAARNGKVFFHKAYGYHTYSKQVPEQLNDIFDMASVTKITATTPSVMKLVEKGKLKLDSTIGHYIARARKTGMNNIHLWEVMLHQAGFVPFINFPKMITDRDYRRDSSGAFPTKVADHYFIRKNFFKDLMWPTMLYSPIVTRGKYVYSDISMYVMQAVVESITDTTLDVYADRNFYKPLGMHSTGYLPYYKFDDRRIVPTEDDKTFRKTLLVGYVHDEGAALKGGVAGHAGLFSCATDLAAYYQMLLNKGYYGGQRYFQPQTVTTFTKNESKVSRRGYGFDRADPDRSKEYPSRLASLNTFGHTGYTGTCIWVDEDRDLVYIFLSNRVNPVRSTEIYRLKTRSRIQDVINKAIDQSIQGRKRATIRDNSK; from the coding sequence ATGAAACAACGATTATGCGCAGCCGTCAGCCTGCTGATAGGTCTATTGTATATCCTGGATGTCCACGCACAAACGACTCGCCGTGCAAAGAGCGCCTATTCGGCTATGCGTTCTGTAGAAAATGCCGCCGTATTGTTAGGGCATTACCCAGACCTGTTTCCCGTAAAAGATTTATCACAGCGATCCATAGCAACCGTTCATCTGGCAGGTAATCAAAGTACACTTTTTGACAGTATTGCCCGTTTATATGCGCCTGTTGCCAGTTTAACGGCCCAGGTCTATGCGGATTCTTCTGACCTGTTTAATCTTGAAGATGATTTACAACCCTATAATACGATCATTATAACCACAACCTCAGCTGGGTTGAGTGACTACAGGAATCAGCGGTATATTCAGGATGTCGCTAAGCGCAAACAGACAATTTTGGTGATCATGGGGCAGATCCGTCATCCGTTAAAAATGCGCCTGAATCCTCTTAAATGCCCGGTGCTCTATATCCCTTCTAATGAATCCATATCAGCCGGCGTGGCTGCGCAAATGGTTTTTGGCGGTATTGGTGTGCATGGTAAGCTGAAAAAGACCTTAGGTCCAGATATGACGGCTGGTAAAGGCAGTCTCACCAGTGCCATTCGCTTAAAATACACATTCCCTGAAGAGCTGGGGATCTCCGGTACTGCTTTAAAAGAGATCGATAAAATAGCGGGGGAGGCTATTTCAAAAAGAGCTACTCCGGGAATGGTAGTGCTTGCTGCCAGAAATGGAAAAGTGTTTTTCCACAAGGCATATGGCTATCATACCTATAGTAAACAGGTGCCCGAACAGCTGAATGATATTTTTGATATGGCTTCAGTGACAAAGATAACTGCAACGACTCCTTCGGTAATGAAGCTGGTTGAAAAAGGAAAACTCAAGCTCGATTCTACCATTGGTCATTATATCGCCCGGGCCAGAAAGACGGGTATGAATAATATTCATCTCTGGGAAGTAATGTTGCATCAGGCCGGATTTGTGCCCTTTATTAATTTCCCCAAGATGATTACAGACCGGGATTATCGCCGTGATTCCAGCGGGGCGTTTCCTACTAAGGTGGCTGACCATTATTTTATCCGCAAAAACTTTTTTAAGGATTTGATGTGGCCTACTATGCTTTATTCGCCCATTGTTACCAGAGGAAAGTATGTATACAGTGATATCAGCATGTATGTGATGCAGGCCGTGGTAGAATCGATTACAGACACGACACTGGATGTATATGCAGATCGTAATTTTTACAAACCTCTGGGCATGCATAGTACCGGGTACTTGCCATATTATAAGTTTGATGACAGAAGAATCGTCCCTACAGAAGATGATAAGACCTTCCGTAAAACTTTACTGGTTGGATATGTACACGATGAAGGAGCGGCCCTTAAAGGAGGTGTTGCCGGTCACGCCGGATTGTTCTCGTGTGCTACTGACCTGGCAGCTTATTACCAGATGTTATTAAACAAGGGATATTATGGTGGGCAAAGATATTTTCAGCCACAGACGGTTACTACTTTTACGAAGAATGAATCCAAAGTAAGCAGAAGAGGATATGGTTTTGACAGGGCAGATCCGGACAGATCTAAAGAATACCCCTCCAGACTCGCGTCGCTCAATACATTTGGACATACCGGTTATACAGGTACCTGCATCTGGGTGGATGAAGACCGCGACTTAGTGTATATCTTTTTGTCCAATCGCGTAAATCCTGTACGCAGCACCGAAATCTATAGACTGAAAACCAGAAGCAGGATACAAGATGTGATCAATAAGGCGATCGATCAATCGATACAAGGAAGAAAGAGAGCAACCATACGTGATAACAGTAAATAA